The following proteins are co-located in the Sulfurospirillum deleyianum DSM 6946 genome:
- a CDS encoding SLAC1 anion channel family protein, whose amino-acid sequence MEASETIEKNRLKFFPIMMYAIVMGLSGLTIMYQKAVSTLSFPEWIALGLMALSTIVFVVISVIYVVKFFTYKEAVKKEFTHPVRINFFAAVSISMLMLAIVYKEQQESIAALFWYAGVALHFYLTLHTISYWINNNQELAHSNPAWLIPIVGNVLVPIGGVGFAPQGVLLYFFSVGIFFWVILFAILFNRIIFHHQLANKFMPTLFILIAPPAVGFLAYVKMFGVIDLFANILFDLALFFTLLIAFLYKNFIKIKFFISWWAFVFPLAAMGISAMVMYAHTKDLFLLYLSYTMVGVTTAVIAVVLYQTLIHMQKGEVCIQE is encoded by the coding sequence ATGGAAGCATCCGAAACGATCGAAAAAAATAGACTTAAATTTTTCCCGATTATGATGTATGCAATTGTTATGGGACTGAGTGGTTTGACCATTATGTACCAAAAAGCGGTTAGTACGCTTAGCTTTCCTGAGTGGATTGCTTTAGGTTTAATGGCACTTTCCACCATCGTTTTTGTGGTGATTAGTGTTATTTATGTGGTGAAGTTTTTTACCTATAAAGAGGCGGTCAAAAAGGAATTTACGCATCCTGTTCGTATTAATTTTTTCGCCGCAGTCTCTATTTCAATGCTTATGTTAGCCATTGTCTATAAAGAGCAACAAGAGAGTATCGCAGCCCTTTTTTGGTATGCAGGTGTTGCGCTTCATTTTTATCTGACCCTTCATACCATTTCGTATTGGATCAATAACAATCAAGAACTCGCTCACTCCAATCCCGCATGGCTTATCCCCATTGTTGGAAATGTGTTAGTTCCTATTGGTGGTGTTGGCTTTGCGCCACAGGGCGTATTGCTTTACTTCTTTAGCGTGGGAATTTTTTTCTGGGTGATTCTTTTTGCAATTTTGTTTAACCGTATCATTTTCCACCATCAATTAGCGAATAAGTTTATGCCAACGCTTTTCATTTTGATTGCGCCTCCTGCGGTAGGATTTTTAGCGTATGTGAAAATGTTTGGGGTAATTGATTTGTTTGCTAATATATTGTTTGATTTGGCACTCTTTTTTACCTTATTGATTGCCTTTTTGTATAAAAACTTTATCAAAATCAAATTTTTCATCTCATGGTGGGCGTTTGTGTTCCCTCTAGCAGCAATGGGAATTAGTGCGATGGTTATGTACGCTCATACTAAAGATCTTTTCTTACTCTATCTCTCGTATACAATGGTAGGTGTCACAACCGCTGTCATTGCAGTGGTACTCTATCAAACGTTAATTCACATGCAAAAAGGTGAAGTTTGTATTCAAGAATAG
- the selD gene encoding selenide, water dikinase SelD, producing the protein MNNEAKLTKYVKAAGCAAKLGPGDLTEAIGGLNCTHEKVLVGMDESDDASVYYLDEGRALVQTVDIITPVVDDPFVYGQIAAANSLSDVFAMGGEVATAMNIVGFDGCHQPRSVLKEILAGGQSKVNECGGVIIGGHTIEAPEMTYGMSVTGFVHPLKIYRNNTPRVGDVLILTKPLGMGVLTTSIKADMLESSVVEKVASILATLNHKASRIMQKYDVSACTDITGFGLLGHAYEMSFHRVSIGFWLKEIPILEEAKAMADMGIIPAGAYNNKAYVSMYVDAKVPYKDEILLYDAQTSGGLLMAVSQKDAPKLLQELLDEGLSYSAIIAEVFEKEEKPLFYM; encoded by the coding sequence ATGAACAACGAAGCAAAATTGACCAAGTACGTCAAAGCTGCGGGTTGTGCTGCCAAGCTGGGTCCGGGAGACCTCACAGAAGCGATAGGTGGTTTAAACTGCACGCACGAGAAAGTATTGGTTGGAATGGATGAGAGTGATGATGCGAGTGTCTATTATTTGGATGAAGGAAGAGCCCTTGTTCAAACGGTAGATATTATTACCCCTGTGGTGGATGACCCTTTTGTTTACGGACAAATTGCGGCGGCCAATTCTTTAAGCGATGTCTTCGCCATGGGTGGGGAAGTGGCTACGGCGATGAACATCGTAGGATTTGATGGTTGCCACCAGCCACGAAGCGTGCTGAAAGAAATTCTTGCAGGCGGGCAGAGTAAGGTGAATGAGTGCGGTGGGGTGATTATTGGGGGGCATACGATAGAAGCACCTGAGATGACCTATGGCATGAGTGTCACGGGTTTTGTGCATCCTTTAAAAATTTACCGCAACAATACGCCTCGTGTGGGGGATGTGCTTATTTTAACGAAACCTTTAGGGATGGGTGTTTTAACTACGTCCATTAAAGCGGATATGCTTGAGAGTTCTGTGGTGGAAAAAGTAGCCTCTATTTTAGCCACACTCAATCATAAAGCTTCACGCATTATGCAAAAATACGATGTGAGTGCTTGTACGGACATTACAGGTTTTGGTCTGTTGGGACATGCGTATGAGATGAGTTTTCATCGAGTCAGCATTGGGTTTTGGCTTAAAGAGATTCCTATTCTTGAAGAGGCAAAGGCGATGGCAGACATGGGGATTATTCCAGCGGGTGCTTACAACAATAAAGCCTATGTGAGTATGTATGTGGATGCTAAAGTGCCCTATAAAGATGAAATTTTACTCTACGATGCGCAAACTTCAGGGGGACTTTTGATGGCAGTTTCACAAAAAGATGCGCCAAAACTGCTTCAAGAACTGCTTGATGAGGGGCTTAGTTACAGTGCGATTATTGCTGAGGTGTTTGAAAAAGAAGAGAAACCACTCTTTTACATGTAA
- the yedF gene encoding sulfurtransferase-like selenium metabolism protein YedF, whose amino-acid sequence MKIDCSGLACPEPVLQTKKALESLPNDSILEVIVDNIAARENVVRFAQNGGFETRLEGLEEGKTLVSIIKGFACQIVATSKDDAFLDKTLFLKSHTVGEGELGEKLVVGFLKSALELPKIPKRIICVNTAVYLTSAEENSPIMEVLKAFEAKGVEIYSCGICLEFYGVMDKLKVGKIGNAYGTLEMLLGGEGTISL is encoded by the coding sequence ATGAAAATTGATTGCAGTGGCTTGGCGTGTCCCGAGCCCGTATTACAAACCAAAAAAGCATTGGAAAGTTTACCCAATGATTCGATTTTAGAAGTCATCGTAGATAATATTGCCGCACGAGAAAATGTGGTACGTTTTGCCCAAAATGGCGGTTTTGAAACACGCTTAGAGGGTTTAGAAGAGGGTAAAACGCTTGTTTCTATCATCAAAGGTTTCGCATGTCAGATTGTTGCCACGAGTAAAGACGATGCCTTTTTAGATAAAACCTTGTTTTTGAAAAGTCATACCGTAGGTGAGGGTGAACTGGGTGAAAAGCTCGTCGTAGGCTTTTTAAAATCTGCACTTGAATTGCCTAAAATTCCTAAGCGTATTATTTGTGTGAACACCGCTGTGTATCTGACGTCTGCGGAAGAGAATTCGCCCATTATGGAGGTCTTAAAAGCGTTTGAGGCTAAAGGGGTTGAGATTTATTCTTGTGGGATTTGTTTAGAGTTTTACGGGGTGATGGATAAATTAAAGGTTGGAAAAATCGGCAATGCCTATGGCACCTTAGAGATGCTTTTGGGTGGAGAAGGAACGATATCATTATAA
- a CDS encoding ABC transporter permease, translating into MKRYWFTTFLVFLGAIMLLFLTLPLFKMMIGNDPATLLKTLKEADVSSSILLTMKVSLFATLFALLTGLPLAYLIARHEFIGRSFLETLVDIPIMIPHTAAGIALLIAFGHGSLGSFFDLFGIKFIGTEAGIMIAMMFLSATFLINGAKEGFKKVDVKLEKVARTLGASPLKVFLAISLPNAKKDIVNGCLMMWGRGLGEFGAVVILVYHPMTAPVLIYDRFTSFGLSYSAPVAAVMIILSIMVFLTVRFVNNKLR; encoded by the coding sequence ATGAAACGCTACTGGTTTACAACATTTTTAGTTTTTTTGGGCGCAATTATGTTGCTTTTTTTAACCCTTCCTTTATTTAAGATGATGATAGGCAATGATCCCGCTACGCTTCTTAAAACCCTCAAAGAAGCGGATGTCTCTTCTTCCATTTTGTTGACCATGAAAGTCTCTTTGTTTGCAACACTTTTTGCTTTGCTTACGGGGCTTCCTTTAGCTTATTTAATCGCAAGGCATGAATTTATAGGGCGCTCTTTTTTGGAAACTTTGGTTGATATTCCTATTATGATTCCTCATACGGCTGCAGGTATTGCGCTTTTAATTGCTTTTGGGCATGGCTCATTGGGGAGTTTTTTTGATCTGTTTGGCATCAAGTTTATTGGCACGGAAGCGGGCATTATGATAGCGATGATGTTCCTCTCTGCTACATTTTTGATAAATGGAGCGAAAGAGGGGTTTAAAAAAGTGGATGTCAAACTTGAAAAAGTAGCACGCACCCTAGGGGCTAGTCCTCTTAAAGTCTTTTTGGCTATCTCTTTACCCAATGCGAAAAAAGATATTGTCAATGGGTGTTTGATGATGTGGGGACGAGGTTTGGGTGAGTTTGGTGCGGTGGTGATTTTGGTCTATCATCCTATGACAGCGCCTGTGCTTATTTACGATAGATTTACCAGTTTTGGGCTTAGTTACTCCGCCCCTGTGGCAGCGGTGATGATTATTCTTTCTATTATGGTTTTTTTAACCGTGAGGTTTGTTAATAATAAATTGCGTTAA
- a CDS encoding ABC transporter ATP-binding protein, whose amino-acid sequence MSFLSLQALTCDVGAFHLHDISFDVGEGEYFVILGHSGAGKTVILESIAGLHGIGGKLLFNGVDITNMAPEERLVGFVYQDFALFPNLSVRENIRFAGRYKFIEDADSLFNDLVDFLGLEKLLDRRIDNLSGGEKQRIAIARALFSRPKILLLDEPLSAIDPTFRNAIMKFLKEMHRRYHLTTLHVTHNFREASYLADRIAIVMDGKVQQVGCANEVLSHPSSLKVAEFLGFKNIFSSLLLGEDSAQLFSIDPNAILVSKESNLKCDYCFEGKLDECMGIVDHFKLFVTIGKEQFFVKVLKREHEGCSINRGEMIYIGFHKKDVCYL is encoded by the coding sequence ATGAGTTTTCTCTCCCTTCAAGCCCTTACATGTGATGTAGGGGCTTTTCATCTTCATGATATTAGCTTTGATGTAGGCGAGGGTGAGTATTTTGTTATTTTAGGGCACTCTGGGGCGGGAAAGACGGTTATTTTAGAATCGATTGCAGGGTTACATGGTATCGGCGGGAAACTCCTGTTTAATGGAGTAGACATTACAAATATGGCTCCCGAAGAGCGCTTGGTTGGCTTTGTCTATCAAGATTTTGCACTTTTTCCAAATTTAAGCGTAAGAGAAAATATCCGTTTTGCAGGACGTTATAAGTTTATTGAAGATGCAGACTCTTTGTTTAACGATTTGGTGGATTTCTTAGGTTTAGAAAAATTGCTAGATAGACGTATTGATAATCTCTCAGGAGGTGAAAAGCAACGCATTGCGATTGCTCGTGCACTCTTTTCTCGTCCTAAAATTTTACTTTTAGATGAGCCTTTAAGTGCCATTGATCCTACTTTTCGGAATGCGATTATGAAATTTCTCAAAGAGATGCACAGACGTTATCATCTTACAACATTACATGTAACGCACAATTTTAGAGAAGCATCGTATTTAGCAGATCGCATTGCCATTGTGATGGATGGAAAGGTGCAACAAGTAGGATGCGCTAATGAGGTTCTCTCCCATCCAAGCTCTTTGAAAGTAGCGGAATTTTTAGGGTTTAAAAATATTTTTTCATCATTATTATTGGGTGAAGATTCTGCTCAGCTTTTTTCGATTGATCCCAATGCTATTTTAGTTTCTAAAGAAAGCAATCTAAAGTGTGATTATTGTTTTGAAGGAAAATTGGATGAATGTATGGGAATAGTCGATCATTTTAAACTCTTTGTTACGATAGGAAAAGAGCAATTTTTCGTCAAAGTGTTGAAACGTGAGCATGAAGGATGTTCCATCAATCGTGGTGAAATGATCTACATTGGATTTCATAAAAAGGATGTGTGCTATCTATGA
- the wtpA gene encoding tungstate ABC transporter substrate-binding protein WtpA, giving the protein MNKILVLSALAASLLLAKEPVVVLHAGSLSVPFAEIEKVFETKYPQFDVQREPSGSVAAARKVTDLGRAADVMGSADYQVIDTMLIPNHAKFNAHFATNEMVLAYTEKSKFAKEINSNNWADIFLREGVTVGHSNPNLDPCGYRSMLVTMLAEKHYKKEGLYAKIFGYGDHYEIGEENAKKVIVRPKETDLLGLLESHQYDYLYIYKSVADQHKLKYVSLPEEINLKNAKFEDFYKSVSFNIDGKKPGEVVKQVGAPMVYGLSVFQNDKSPANKAGAVAFVNFVLSAEGQAIMKKNGQDAMNPPVITGDSSILGSK; this is encoded by the coding sequence ATGAATAAAATTTTAGTATTGAGTGCGCTTGCGGCATCCTTGTTGTTAGCAAAAGAGCCTGTTGTAGTATTGCATGCGGGGAGCCTTTCGGTACCATTTGCGGAGATTGAAAAAGTATTTGAAACCAAATATCCGCAGTTTGATGTTCAACGAGAGCCAAGTGGCAGTGTGGCAGCAGCACGTAAAGTAACGGATTTAGGTCGTGCGGCAGATGTGATGGGAAGTGCGGATTATCAAGTGATTGATACGATGTTAATTCCTAATCATGCCAAATTCAATGCTCATTTTGCAACCAATGAGATGGTTTTAGCCTATACGGAAAAATCAAAATTTGCTAAAGAGATTAACAGCAATAACTGGGCTGATATTTTTTTACGTGAGGGCGTTACGGTGGGTCACTCCAATCCCAATTTAGATCCATGTGGGTATCGTTCTATGTTAGTTACCATGCTGGCAGAAAAGCACTATAAAAAAGAGGGGCTTTATGCGAAAATTTTTGGTTATGGTGACCATTATGAAATTGGCGAAGAAAATGCTAAAAAAGTGATTGTTCGCCCGAAAGAGACAGATTTATTAGGACTTTTAGAGTCTCATCAGTATGACTATCTTTATATTTACAAATCCGTAGCAGACCAACACAAACTCAAATATGTTTCATTGCCTGAAGAGATTAATCTCAAAAATGCAAAATTTGAAGATTTTTACAAATCAGTTTCGTTTAACATTGATGGTAAAAAACCAGGTGAAGTGGTCAAGCAAGTGGGTGCGCCAATGGTGTATGGTTTGAGTGTGTTTCAAAATGATAAATCCCCAGCTAACAAAGCAGGTGCGGTGGCGTTTGTCAACTTTGTGCTCTCCGCTGAAGGACAAGCGATTATGAAGAAAAATGGACAAGATGCGATGAACCCTCCTGTGATTACAGGCGATAGCTCTATTTTGGGAAGTAAATGA
- a CDS encoding winged helix-turn-helix domain-containing protein yields the protein MSEMEVLIQQYLNEKGKLDCADAYKIASKLKCPIREVGDCAKAMDIRIDSCDLGQFGRVEGGSFDAEALSRLSPFLDDKNRITCKDARAQAGGIGLKKIRGTLKEKNIDVTYCSLGCFTEKKRPRLYVKTKTWIENAEGELLFGKGKTEILELIEQEGSISKASEVIGMNYKKAWTHIKILQKNINDVMVETKQGGGEDAGTKLTPVAREYMENYRKLQEDIENYANERFKELFLKPRNKKEFKE from the coding sequence ATGTCTGAGATGGAAGTGTTGATTCAGCAGTATTTGAATGAAAAAGGCAAGCTTGATTGTGCGGATGCCTATAAGATTGCCTCAAAGTTAAAATGCCCTATCCGTGAAGTAGGCGATTGCGCTAAAGCGATGGACATACGCATTGATTCGTGTGACTTGGGTCAATTTGGTCGGGTTGAGGGTGGCTCGTTTGATGCGGAAGCACTGAGTCGTTTGAGTCCTTTTTTAGATGATAAAAATCGTATTACATGTAAAGATGCCAGAGCGCAAGCAGGAGGCATTGGACTTAAAAAAATCAGAGGGACACTCAAAGAAAAAAATATTGATGTGACTTATTGTAGTTTGGGGTGTTTTACTGAAAAAAAGCGTCCACGTTTGTATGTCAAAACGAAAACATGGATCGAAAATGCTGAGGGTGAACTGCTTTTTGGTAAAGGTAAAACCGAGATTTTAGAGCTCATTGAGCAAGAAGGTTCTATCTCTAAAGCCTCAGAAGTGATTGGGATGAATTATAAAAAAGCGTGGACGCACATTAAGATTTTGCAAAAAAATATTAACGATGTGATGGTTGAAACCAAGCAAGGTGGTGGTGAAGATGCGGGTACGAAACTGACACCTGTAGCACGTGAATACATGGAAAATTATCGAAAGCTTCAAGAAGATATTGAAAACTACGCCAATGAGCGTTTCAAAGAGTTGTTTTTAAAGCCCCGTAATAAAAAAGAGTTTAAAGAGTAG
- the fdhD gene encoding formate dehydrogenase accessory sulfurtransferase FdhD translates to MEPVFKTTITKIKGKEKFEREDTLVREIKLELIVNGNRVGAVMATPVDQEALAIGYLMSENIIEKLSDVTSLKLLNDGMRVEIEAKVNEESIHKLNAEGVVISGCGKSMTANIDPEAIAAKVIQSPFKLSSRKLSTEMSQFYTECPLYEQTGCVHTAKLFTDEHTYFIGEDIAQHNTIDKVVGKAVLAGADVKNAFLMVSGRLSSEMVAKAVMHQIPILASRTASTCLGLMIAEKFGLTLIGFVRGDTMNIYRHPQRIVVEA, encoded by the coding sequence GTGGAACCTGTTTTTAAAACTACGATCACAAAAATCAAAGGAAAAGAGAAATTCGAGCGAGAGGACACGTTGGTGCGTGAAATCAAGCTAGAACTGATTGTCAATGGCAATCGTGTGGGTGCGGTCATGGCAACACCTGTGGATCAAGAAGCCCTTGCGATTGGCTATTTGATGAGTGAAAATATCATTGAAAAACTCAGCGATGTCACCTCCCTTAAACTTTTAAATGATGGTATGCGTGTGGAGATTGAAGCAAAAGTGAATGAAGAGAGTATTCATAAATTAAACGCTGAGGGCGTGGTGATTAGTGGATGCGGTAAGAGCATGACTGCGAACATCGACCCTGAAGCGATTGCTGCAAAAGTCATTCAAAGCCCTTTTAAACTCAGTAGCCGAAAACTAAGCACCGAAATGAGTCAATTTTATACCGAGTGTCCTTTGTATGAGCAAACAGGCTGTGTGCATACGGCAAAACTCTTTACGGATGAGCATACTTATTTTATTGGTGAAGATATTGCCCAACACAATACGATTGATAAAGTCGTGGGCAAAGCAGTACTTGCAGGTGCGGATGTCAAAAATGCTTTTTTAATGGTGAGTGGAAGACTCTCTTCTGAAATGGTCGCCAAAGCGGTCATGCATCAAATCCCCATTCTAGCTTCAAGAACGGCATCAACCTGTTTAGGTTTAATGATTGCAGAGAAATTTGGCTTAACACTGATTGGATTTGTGAGAGGCGATACGATGAATATTTACCGTCATCCTCAAAGAATTGTGGTGGAGGCGTAA
- a CDS encoding TonB-dependent receptor, with the protein MKQKVILMSLMATLSILYSQDTYTLEKVTVSNESDGGAIFETDNKDNINSQGFTKEAIELYSGPVGMSALKVVGMSPSVDYQPAEIFGSNETSFHDPLRIRGKNQSGPGGVYMLESLPISGNPGGGKTMFDMENFSGIDLYKGYAPVDKSLGFSNLIGKVDLTVARPKKEMETQFAQTVGSDKTLRSFLRFDTGKMDDVAIFGSFSKTSGDKWKGEGDLDRKNMMLGAVYTPNDNFKTEMFVIHNEDNHHNYYGLSYAEAKDLDTYAKKDWNRVSSVGSSNYYDWNKQSFKDTVLTANVEYRFVNDSVMRFKPYYSKDKGNYWFANDAKTREIEWLIDHDRYGGVLEYEVPLNDELSMKMGYWRGRQEPPGPPSSRRLYTINASGQLQYAGWNILAKNQYHEFNSPFIEFCGERDRLSYSLGIRYLDFKLAGLKNYTFGTNATTSSDYDTAIAQGTVDEWGSVDAKTFTEWLPSVYVGYQLTHNIDIYFDYARSYGYDVNLFPTYVTNRAKFVAKNVTLQQLWDQQKLELSDNFDIGMKYKSNGIVYNPNLFFTKVTGKQANVYDSHYGIAYPTNSIDAMSYGAEFAMSGPLGESVDVLASLFYNQYYYTEDFQTSAISISSIKGDQIPDAPMYGVKGALTYKIENFKFTPIVKYTGSRYGNVDHTQKIPSFTTVDFDIDYRLPKIKGFKSADVKLSFINVFNKRYIASIITPDNALAADTTQPTYIVGAPFSAYLSVGLTF; encoded by the coding sequence ATGAAGCAAAAAGTTATTTTGATGAGTTTAATGGCTACATTGAGTATTCTTTACAGCCAAGATACGTATACGTTAGAGAAAGTGACTGTATCAAATGAGAGTGACGGGGGTGCTATTTTTGAAACAGATAATAAAGATAATATCAATTCGCAGGGGTTTACCAAGGAAGCAATAGAGCTTTATAGTGGACCTGTTGGTATGTCTGCTTTGAAAGTTGTTGGCATGTCGCCATCTGTGGATTATCAACCTGCGGAAATATTTGGTTCGAATGAAACATCTTTTCATGATCCATTAAGAATCAGGGGTAAAAATCAATCAGGACCAGGGGGTGTGTATATGCTAGAATCCTTGCCCATTAGTGGTAATCCTGGTGGCGGTAAAACCATGTTTGATATGGAAAATTTTTCTGGTATTGATCTTTATAAAGGGTACGCACCTGTTGATAAAAGTCTTGGATTTTCAAATCTTATAGGTAAAGTTGATTTAACCGTCGCTAGACCTAAAAAAGAGATGGAAACGCAATTTGCTCAAACCGTTGGTTCAGACAAGACCTTAAGAAGTTTTTTGCGATTTGATACGGGGAAAATGGATGATGTAGCAATTTTTGGGTCTTTTTCTAAAACAAGTGGCGATAAATGGAAAGGCGAAGGTGATTTAGACAGGAAAAATATGATGTTAGGTGCGGTTTATACACCTAATGATAATTTTAAAACAGAAATGTTTGTCATCCACAATGAAGATAACCACCATAATTATTATGGATTGAGCTATGCAGAAGCGAAAGATTTGGATACCTATGCTAAAAAAGATTGGAATCGTGTCTCTAGCGTGGGAAGCTCAAATTATTATGATTGGAATAAACAATCTTTTAAAGACACCGTTTTAACTGCGAACGTTGAGTATCGTTTTGTCAATGATTCTGTTATGCGCTTTAAACCCTATTATTCAAAGGATAAAGGAAACTATTGGTTTGCAAATGATGCTAAAACAAGAGAGATCGAATGGTTAATTGACCATGATAGGTATGGAGGTGTTTTGGAGTATGAAGTTCCTTTAAACGATGAGTTAAGTATGAAAATGGGATATTGGAGAGGCAGACAAGAACCTCCAGGACCACCATCAAGTCGAAGACTGTATACGATTAACGCATCAGGTCAATTACAATATGCTGGATGGAATATTTTAGCTAAGAATCAATACCATGAGTTTAATTCACCTTTTATAGAGTTTTGTGGAGAGAGAGATAGGTTGAGTTATTCTTTAGGTATTCGATACCTTGATTTTAAATTGGCAGGGTTGAAAAATTATACCTTTGGTACTAATGCTACGACCAGTTCTGATTATGATACGGCGATAGCTCAAGGAACCGTTGATGAATGGGGAAGTGTTGATGCCAAAACATTTACAGAGTGGTTGCCCAGTGTGTATGTAGGTTATCAACTGACGCATAACATTGATATCTATTTTGATTATGCTAGAAGTTACGGATATGATGTCAATCTATTTCCAACGTATGTCACAAATCGTGCTAAGTTTGTCGCAAAAAATGTAACGCTACAACAATTATGGGATCAACAAAAATTAGAATTGTCTGATAATTTTGATATTGGGATGAAATATAAATCTAATGGAATTGTTTATAATCCAAATCTATTTTTTACTAAAGTAACAGGAAAACAGGCAAATGTGTATGACTCTCACTATGGCATAGCGTATCCTACCAATAGCATAGATGCGATGAGTTATGGCGCAGAATTTGCTATGAGTGGTCCTTTAGGTGAGTCTGTTGATGTTCTCGCAAGCCTTTTTTATAACCAATACTACTACACAGAAGATTTTCAGACGAGTGCAATAAGTATAAGTTCTATTAAGGGGGATCAAATTCCTGATGCGCCGATGTACGGTGTTAAAGGAGCGTTGACGTATAAAATAGAAAATTTTAAATTTACTCCTATCGTTAAATACACAGGAAGCAGATATGGAAATGTTGATCATACACAAAAAATTCCTTCGTTTACAACGGTTGATTTTGACATTGATTATAGGTTGCCCAAAATCAAAGGGTTTAAGTCGGCTGATGTCAAGTTGAGCTTTATCAATGTGTTTAACAAACGTTATATTGCTTCTATTATTACACCAGATAATGCTCTTGCTGCGGATACAACACAGCCTACCTATATTGTAGGAGCACCTTTTAGTGCCTATCTAAGTGTTGGGTTAACGTTTTAG
- a CDS encoding ABC transporter ATP-binding protein — translation MSFYEARNLHFAYNDKVVLQGVDLCIQEGSIVSLLGSNGVGKSTLMKLFLGLLNPTCGEVMLKGKPLKNYSIKERALHISYVPQSTQVAFAFCALDIVLMGRIAFESCFKRASKIDISLAHAAMERLGILHLEKCTFQTLSGGEKQLVLIARSLAQGAKILVMDEPVSGLDYGNQLRLLETIILLSKEGYTFLKSTHFPEHALMLGGYTYALKKGRILAHGDTHETITQELINELYNTNIALKQTVCGYSVCIPSFVHIK, via the coding sequence ATGAGTTTTTATGAGGCACGTAATCTTCATTTTGCCTACAACGATAAAGTGGTTTTACAAGGGGTTGATTTATGCATACAAGAGGGTTCAATCGTCTCTTTACTTGGATCAAATGGGGTTGGTAAAAGTACCTTAATGAAACTTTTTTTAGGGTTACTCAATCCAACGTGTGGCGAGGTAATGCTCAAAGGAAAGCCTTTAAAAAACTATTCGATTAAAGAACGTGCTTTACACATTAGTTATGTGCCTCAAAGTACACAAGTTGCGTTTGCGTTTTGTGCTTTAGATATTGTGCTCATGGGACGCATTGCTTTTGAATCGTGCTTTAAAAGAGCCTCAAAAATAGACATTTCCCTTGCGCATGCAGCGATGGAGCGGTTGGGTATTTTGCATTTGGAAAAATGCACTTTTCAAACGCTGAGTGGTGGTGAAAAACAGTTGGTCTTAATAGCACGCTCTTTGGCGCAAGGGGCAAAAATCTTGGTGATGGATGAGCCTGTGTCGGGTTTAGACTATGGCAATCAGTTGCGTCTTTTGGAAACAATCATACTCCTCTCCAAGGAGGGGTATACCTTTTTAAAATCTACCCATTTCCCTGAACATGCTTTGATGTTGGGTGGGTATACCTATGCTTTAAAAAAAGGGAGGATTTTAGCGCATGGTGATACACATGAAACGATAACACAAGAGCTAATCAACGAGCTTTACAACACAAACATTGCGCTTAAACAGACCGTATGTGGGTATTCTGTTTGCATTCCATCGTTTGTGCATATTAAGTAA